In a single window of the Gadus macrocephalus chromosome 6, ASM3116895v1 genome:
- the LOC132458859 gene encoding protein asteroid homolog 1-like: MGVKGLFSLLEDNRRISPDIYFRDRKLVVDGNNLIYHLYYSSNLDQNHGGEYLAFQAEVKAFFKTLADCGIKPYVVMEGGSSTSDIRLETLKIRAREKVQKTHDAALTGRKVNILPTLTKYVFRQTLNDLNVPLVKCFKEADGRLAALAREWCCPVLSADSDFYIYDLPEGVLPLDHFKWRTAETHRGIPCRRYSMSSFCTFFNIDPQLLPVFASLAGNEYINLREVNWARYLPAGRPTMNFRPATLLGLLSWLRARTDRTTEDTLTAVMALIPDMSQQAQTEARTMLRKSMLEYRLPSSPLRGFFSEGTVPPLPAELLHCVPDWVRTQVARGELNGDVLGLLVYRRNKLRTQVEHSDLRSSNLTSKHIRQVMYGLLLGQRGGEVEEVDRDGLELASFQVRPLVQGAAQTLRLDSLPQADPAVRLQVCLETLGVEEETLEGVPAHLRLPVAVTCYWLRRASPEPTLLKALLMVMVQGELNRRTGGTTGWQGYTKHLSKPLDGVVAHSLNQWQACLNDYSKLNLLLCKPLPEPHFTWLYQGRLVHRRQKQLQEREPEVENANFISLYTRLLGAVTQPDPGANRRAGGPEAQLRARMEHLHLNNQEEEE; the protein is encoded by the exons ATGGGGGTAAAAGGCTTATTTTCACTCCTGGAGGACAACAGAAGGATCTCCCCGGACATCTACTTCAGGGACAGGAAGCTGGTGGTGGATGGAAACAACCTGATCTACCACCTCTACTACTCGTCCAACCTGGACCAGAACCACGGCGGGGAGTACCTGGCCTTCCAGGCGGAGGTCAAGGCTTTCTTCAAGACTCTGGCCGACTGTGGAATCAAACCGTAcgtggtgatggagggaggCTCGAGCACCAGCGACATCAGACTGGAAACCCTCAAAATCCGGGCCAGAGAGAAGGTCCAGAAGACCCATGACGCCGCTTTGACGGGCAGAAAGGTAAACATCCTCCCCACCCTCACCAAGTACGTGTTCAGACAGACGCTGAACGACCTGAATGTACCGCTGGTCAAGTGCTTCAAAGAGGCAGACGGCCGGCTGGCTGCCCTGGCCAGAGAGTGGTGCTGCCCGGTGCTGTCCGCAGACAGCGACTTCTACATCTACGACCTTCCAGAGGGGGTTCTACCACTGGATCACTTCAAGTGGCGCACAGCGGAGACACATCGCGGCATCCCCTGCAGGCGATACTCGATGTCCAGCTTCTGCACCTTCTTCAACATCGACCCCCAGCTGCTGCCCGTCTTCGCCTCGCTGGCCGGGAACGAATACATCAACCTCAGAGAGGTTAATTGGGCCAGATACCTTCCAGCGGGAAGACCTACAATGAACTTCAGACCCGCTACCCTGCTGGGCCTCCTGAGTTGGCTGAGAGCCAGGACAGACCGGACGACAGAAGACACCCTGACAGCAGTGATGGCACTCATACCCGACATGAGTCAACAGGCGCAGACGGAGGCGCGGACGATGCTGaggaagtccatgctggagtaCCGGCTCCCCAGCTCCCCTCTGCGGGGGTTCTTCAGCGAGGGGACCGTTCCGCCGCTGCCCGCTGAGTTGTTGCACTGCGTCCCCGACTGGGTCCGCACGCAAGTGGCCAGAGGAGAGCTGAACGGGGACGTGTTGGGCCTTCTTGTGTACAGGCGGAACAAACTGCGAACCCAGGTGGAGCACAGCGACCTACGGAGCTCCAACCTCACCTCGAAGCACATCCGGCAGGTGATGTacgggctgctgctgggccagagggggggtgaggtggaggaggtggaccggGACGGTCTGGAGCTCGCCAGTTTCCAGGTGCGACCGCTGGTCCAAGGAGCCGCTCAGACGCTGAGGCTGGACTCTCTGCCCCAG GCAGACCCCGCTGTgaggctgcaggtgtgtctggaGACGCTGGGCGTGGAGGAAGAGACGCTGGAGGGAGTTCCGGCTCACCTGCGCCTCCCAGTGGCTGTGACCTGCTACTGGCTGAGGAGGGCCAGCCCTGAGCCGACGCTCCTCAAAGCTCTGCTGATGGTCATGGTCCAAGGAGAACTGAACCGACGGACAGGAGGGACAACAG gctGGCAGGGATATACCAAACACCTCTCTAAGCCTCTGGATGGTGTCGTGGCTCACAGCCTCAACCAATGGCAGGCCTGCCTGAATGACTACTCCAAGCTCAACCTACTGCTCTGCAAGCCCCTCCCGGAACCCCACTTCACCTG GTTGTACCAGGGCAGGCTGGTGCACCGGCGGCAGAAGCAGCTCCAGGAGAGGGAGCCGGAGGTGGAAAATGCCAACTTCATCAGTCTGTACACGAGGCTCCTGGGAGCAGTGACCCAGCCAGACCCCGGGGCcaacaggagagctggggggccTGAGGCCCAGCTGAGGGCCAGAATGGAGCACCTTCACCTCAacaaccaggaggaggaggagtag
- the LOC132458908 gene encoding sialoadhesin-like, producing MKMNPWTLSVLLLLAGPLGADPGWHVEYPESFCVVEGSIATIPCSFTHPKVHEKTGVVVERVERVVWCPDHKICHLTTPNVYDSKGLNNSRFQYLGDRVGNCTLNIIKTVKQDAATYRFRFETNGGGYTGPKGVGVTVTVVKNVRLTVSSTDGEDVKVRSSVTDHVVKEGGQVTLTCTSACSFNQLDVHWSRNGHALSETGPALHLSCLTNDDTGNYTCSLDSSRQKTSVPWSLVVVEDDEGEPLCVH from the exons ATGAAGATGAATCCATGGAccctctctgtgctcctgcTGCTAGCTG GGCCGCTGGGGGCGGACCCTGGCTGGCACGTGGAGTACCCTGAGTCCTTCTGCGTCGTGGAGGGCTCCATCGCCACCATCCCCTGCAGCTTCACCCACCCCAAGGTGCACGAAAAGACCGGCGTGGTGGTGGAGCGGGTGGAGCGGGTGGTCTGGTGCCCCGATCACAAGATCTGCCACCTCACCACGCCCAACGTGTACGACAGCAAGGGCCTGAACAACAGCAGGTTCCAGTACCTGGGGGACCGCGTCGGGAACTGCACCTTAAATATCATCAAAACGGTGAAACAGGACGCTGCAACGTACCGCTTCCGCTTTGAGACCAACGGCGGAGGGTACACCGGACCGAAAGGAGTCGGAGTCACTGTCACTG TTGTAAAGAACGTCCGTCTCACTGTGTCTTCAACCGATGGAGAGGATGTGAAGGTCAGAAGCTCCGTCACTGACCATGTGGTGAAAGAGGGCGGTCAGGTCACACTCACCTGTACCTCAGCCTGCTCCTTCAACCAATTGGACGTCCACTGGTCCAGAAATGGCCACGCCCTATCAGAGACgggccccgccctccacctcagctGTCTGACCAATGACGACACAGGGAATTACACCTGCTCTCTGGACTCCAGCAGACAGAAAACCTCTGTGCCTTGGAGTCTGGTCGTGGTggaagatgatgaaggtgagccCCTCTGTGTTCACTAA
- the LOC132458853 gene encoding protein asteroid homolog 1-like isoform X1, translated as MGVKGLLSLLKDYSQIYQDIRFRDSKLLVDGTNLAYDLYYRSNLDQNRGGEYLAYQVQVQALFKTLADCGIKPYVVMDGGSGTSDIKLDTLMDQARGKVRRALDAAQKGSRADILPPFTTIVFEQTLNNMKVPLVRCFGEADGQLASLAREWCCPVLSRDNDFFIYDLPAGLLHLDHFQWDSVKTSGARSYIPCKRYTTSSFCTFFNIDRPLLPVFASLAGNDNVNLREITCAKKVQAGRRTEFSMTARLEGLLRWMRGFQTTEDTLTAAMDLMPNVSQQARTEVQTELQKSMLEYRLPSSSLRGFFSEGTVPPLPAELLSCVPDWVRTPLARGELGADILHLLVHKRKILPTQVEHRAPQSSNLASRPIRQVLYGLLLGGGRGKVLEVDRVGKGAASVKVQPLVQGAAKTLRLDSLPQADPAVRLQVCLETLGVEEETLVGVPAPLRLPVAVTCYWLRRASPEPTLLKALLMVMVQGELNRRTGGTTGWQGVTKHIFRPLNGAGAHSLNQWQACLKDASQLNLLLCKPLPEPHYAWLYQGRRVQLRQKQLKKKEPEEIVKDDQFRRLYRSLLEAVTQPDPGANRRAGGPEAQLRASMEHLHLNTLDEEEEELGGAGGLDQGSDRLRVSVRTRYRTKDRKDRSRNPELGRKQEREGW; from the exons ATGGGGGTGAAGGGCTTGTTGTCGCTGCTGAAGGACTACAGCCAGATCTACCAGGACATCCGCTTCAGGGACAGCAAGCTGCTGGTGGACGGCACTAACCTGGCCTACGACCTGTACTACAGGTCCAACCTGGACCAGAACCGCGGCGGGGAGTACCTGGCCtaccaggtccaggtccaggctcTCTTCAAGACTCTGGCCGACTGTGGAATCAAACCTTACGTGGTGATGGACGGAGGCTCGGGCACCAGCGACATCAAACTGGACACCCTCATGGACCAGGCCAGAGGGAAGGTCCGTAGGGCCCTGGACGCCGCTCAGAAGGGCAGTAGGGCGGACATCCTTCCCCCCTTCACCACGATAGTGTTCGAACAGACGCTGAACAACATGAAGGTGCCGCTGGTCAGGTGCTTCGGAGAGGCTGACGGCCAGCTGGCTTCCCTGGCCAGAGAGTGGTGCTGCCCAGTGCTGTCCAGAGACAATGACTTCTTCATCTACGACCTTCCAGCAGGGCTTCTTCACCTAGATCACTTCCAGTGGGACTCAGTTAAAACAAGTGGGGCCAGGAGTTACATCCCTTGCAAAAGATACACCACATCCAGCTTCTGCACCTTCTTCAACATCGACCGCCCGCTGCTGCCCGTCTTCGCATCGTTGGCCGGAAACGACAACGTCAACCTCAGAGAAATAACTTGTGCCAAAAAGGTTCAGGCTGGAAGACGGACAGAGTTTTCTATGACCGCCCGGCTAGAGGGACTCCTGAGGTGGATGAGAGGCTTCCAGACGACAGAAGACACCTTGACAGCAGCGATGGATCTCATGCCCAACGTGAGTCAACAGGCACGGACGGAGGTGCAGACGGAGTtgcagaagtccatgctggagtaccggctccccagctcctctctgcGGGGGTTCTTCAGTGAGGGAACCGTTCCGCCGCTGCCCGCTGAGTTGTTGAGCTGCGTCCCCGACTGGGTCCGCACGCCCCTGGCCAGAGGAGAGCTGGGGGCTGACATCCTGCACCTGTTGGTGCACAAGAGGAAGATATTGCCGACCCAGGTGGAGCACCGCGCCCCACAGAGCTCCAACCTCGCCTCGCGGCCCATCCGGCAGGTGTTGTACGGGCTGCTGCTGGGCGGGGGGAGAGGCAAGGTGCTGGAGGTGGACCGCGTCGGTAAGGGGGCCGCGAGTGTAAAGGTGCAACCGCTGGTCCAAGGAGCTGCTAAGACACTGAGGCTGGACTCTCTGCCCCAG GCAGACCCCGCTGTgaggctgcaggtgtgtctggaGACGCTGGGCGTGGAGGAAGAGACGCTGGTGGGAGTTCCGGCTCCTCTGCGCCTCCCAGTGGCTGTGACCTGCTACTGGCTGAGGAGGGCCAGCCCTGAGCCGACGCTCCTCAAAGCTCTGCTGATGGTCATGGTCCAAGGAGAACTGAACCGACGGACAGGAGGGACAACAG gctggcAGGGGGTCACCAAGCACATCTTTCGACCTCTGAATGGTGCCGGGGCTCACAGCCTCAACCAATGGCAGGCCTGCCTGAAGGACGCCTCCCAGCTCAACCTGCTGCTCTGCAAGCCCCTCCCTGAACCCCACTACGCCTG GTTGTACCAGGGCAGGCGGGTGCAACTGCGGCAGAAGCAGCTCAAGAAGAAGGAACCAGAGGAGATAGTAAAGGATGACCAGTTCAGGAGACTGTACAGGAGCCTCCTGGAAGCAGTGACCCAGCCAGACCCCGGGGCcaacaggagagctggggggccTGAGGCCCAGCTGAGGGCCAGCATGGAGCACCTTCACCTCAACACcctggatgaggaggaggaggagctgggcgggGCTGGAGGCCTGGATCAGGGCTCTGATAGGCTGAGGGTGTCGGTTAGAACACGCTACAGAACCAAAGACAGGAAGGACCGGTCCAGAAACCCAGAGCTGGGGAggaagcaggagagggaggggtggtag
- the LOC132458853 gene encoding protein asteroid homolog 1-like isoform X2, translated as MGVKGLLSLLKDYSQIYQDIRFRDSKLLVDGTNLAYDLYYRSNLDQNRGGEYLAYQVQVQALFKTLADCGIKPYVVMDGGSGTSDIKLDTLMDQARGKVRRALDAAQKGSRADILPPFTTIVFEQTLNNMKVPLVRCFGEADGQLASLAREWCCPVLSRDNDFFIYDLPAGLLHLDHFQWDSVKTSGARSYIPCKRYTTSSFCTFFNIDRPLLPVFASLAGNDNVNLREITCAKKVQAGRRTEFSMTARLEGLLRWMRGFQTTEDTLTAAMDLMPNVSQQARTEVQTELQKSMLEYRLPSSSLRGFFSEGTVPPLPAELLSCVPDWVRTPLARGELGADILHLLVHKRKILPTQVEHRAPQSSNLASRPIRQVLYGLLLGGGRGKVLEVDRVGKGAASVKVQPLVQGAAKTLRLDSLPQADPAVRLQVCLETLGVEEETLVGVPAPLRLPVAVTCYWLRRASPEPTLLKALLMVMVQGELNRRTGGTTGWQGVTKHIFRPLNGAGAHSLNQWQACLKDASQLNLLLCKPLPEPHYA; from the exons ATGGGGGTGAAGGGCTTGTTGTCGCTGCTGAAGGACTACAGCCAGATCTACCAGGACATCCGCTTCAGGGACAGCAAGCTGCTGGTGGACGGCACTAACCTGGCCTACGACCTGTACTACAGGTCCAACCTGGACCAGAACCGCGGCGGGGAGTACCTGGCCtaccaggtccaggtccaggctcTCTTCAAGACTCTGGCCGACTGTGGAATCAAACCTTACGTGGTGATGGACGGAGGCTCGGGCACCAGCGACATCAAACTGGACACCCTCATGGACCAGGCCAGAGGGAAGGTCCGTAGGGCCCTGGACGCCGCTCAGAAGGGCAGTAGGGCGGACATCCTTCCCCCCTTCACCACGATAGTGTTCGAACAGACGCTGAACAACATGAAGGTGCCGCTGGTCAGGTGCTTCGGAGAGGCTGACGGCCAGCTGGCTTCCCTGGCCAGAGAGTGGTGCTGCCCAGTGCTGTCCAGAGACAATGACTTCTTCATCTACGACCTTCCAGCAGGGCTTCTTCACCTAGATCACTTCCAGTGGGACTCAGTTAAAACAAGTGGGGCCAGGAGTTACATCCCTTGCAAAAGATACACCACATCCAGCTTCTGCACCTTCTTCAACATCGACCGCCCGCTGCTGCCCGTCTTCGCATCGTTGGCCGGAAACGACAACGTCAACCTCAGAGAAATAACTTGTGCCAAAAAGGTTCAGGCTGGAAGACGGACAGAGTTTTCTATGACCGCCCGGCTAGAGGGACTCCTGAGGTGGATGAGAGGCTTCCAGACGACAGAAGACACCTTGACAGCAGCGATGGATCTCATGCCCAACGTGAGTCAACAGGCACGGACGGAGGTGCAGACGGAGTtgcagaagtccatgctggagtaccggctccccagctcctctctgcGGGGGTTCTTCAGTGAGGGAACCGTTCCGCCGCTGCCCGCTGAGTTGTTGAGCTGCGTCCCCGACTGGGTCCGCACGCCCCTGGCCAGAGGAGAGCTGGGGGCTGACATCCTGCACCTGTTGGTGCACAAGAGGAAGATATTGCCGACCCAGGTGGAGCACCGCGCCCCACAGAGCTCCAACCTCGCCTCGCGGCCCATCCGGCAGGTGTTGTACGGGCTGCTGCTGGGCGGGGGGAGAGGCAAGGTGCTGGAGGTGGACCGCGTCGGTAAGGGGGCCGCGAGTGTAAAGGTGCAACCGCTGGTCCAAGGAGCTGCTAAGACACTGAGGCTGGACTCTCTGCCCCAG GCAGACCCCGCTGTgaggctgcaggtgtgtctggaGACGCTGGGCGTGGAGGAAGAGACGCTGGTGGGAGTTCCGGCTCCTCTGCGCCTCCCAGTGGCTGTGACCTGCTACTGGCTGAGGAGGGCCAGCCCTGAGCCGACGCTCCTCAAAGCTCTGCTGATGGTCATGGTCCAAGGAGAACTGAACCGACGGACAGGAGGGACAACAG gctggcAGGGGGTCACCAAGCACATCTTTCGACCTCTGAATGGTGCCGGGGCTCACAGCCTCAACCAATGGCAGGCCTGCCTGAAGGACGCCTCCCAGCTCAACCTGCTGCTCTGCAAGCCCCTCCCTGAACCCCACTACGCCTG A